One Panicum virgatum strain AP13 chromosome 3N, P.virgatum_v5, whole genome shotgun sequence DNA segment encodes these proteins:
- the LOC120664561 gene encoding uncharacterized protein LOC120664561, protein MAVSSISCSLKPLAPVKEASARLQPSPPAATATPWAGGLRRACAAAAACVVIATAAPGGDAALARGGAAVPRTAGDDAVAVDARAPPRWSDRRECPAWRANSLENIVPENLPRPSARRRFNNISAPDRALAPEAVAPFLAPHSSLGCFSL, encoded by the exons ATGGCGGTTTCCTCCATCAGCTGCTCGCTCAAGCCTCTAGCTCCCGTCAAAGAAGCCAGCGCTCGCCTGCAACCGTCGCCACCAGCAGCCACGGCTACCCCGTG GGCGGGCGGGCTGCGCCGAgcgtgcgcggcggccgcggcgtgcgTCGTGATCGCGACGGCTGcgcccggcggcgacgcggccctcgcgcggggcggggcggccgtCCCCAGGACCGCCGGCGACGATGCCGTGGCCGTGGacgcgcgggcgccgccgcggtggagCGACCGCAGGGAGTGCCCGGCGTGGCGCGCCAACTCGCTGGAGAACATCGTGCCGGAGAACCTGCCGCGCCCGTCGGCCCGCCGGAGGTTCAACAACATCAGCGCGCCGGACAGGGCCCTCGCTCCCGAAGCGGTGGCGCCCTTCCTGGCGCCGCACTCTAGCCTGGGCTGCTTCTCCCTCTAG